gcttcttcttcttcttcttcacaaGCTAACACTGCATCTACTAAACAACTGAAACTTAACAGCATTTTCTCCGACCAAAACACCATCGCTTTGCTCCCCAAAAGTAATATAAGCCGGACACCTTACATGAATATGATACCTCCCAGTTACAAAAGTCCCAACTTTCCATCTCAACCGTCCATCAATCTTGATCATCAAAAAAACACTCCCGGCCATCTATTCAGCACCCAATGCAACAGAATATTCCGGTGAGATCGGTACCATAGTACCATATATTATAGGTGACCAAATATTGACCTCATTATGGCGTTGTCCAGAGTGTTATTTCTTGGTTCCCGTAAGAAGCGTAAATGTCGAGCCGGTCGTAATAAACACCGATATCGTCGTTTGGGTTTCGTGAACGGACTGTGATTTGAAAGTTTGAAGTGAGGGAGTTGACGGTGGTGTCGAGGAGAGTGAAGTTGGATTTGATGGGAGGAAGGATTGCCCATATGAGTAAGATTGTGATGAGAATGAGGAGGATTAGAATACAAGCGATGACTCGGCGAAAAAATTTCTGGCGGGATTTGTGGTGGTGGCCGCCGCAGTCTTAGCTACCAGACATGGTGGATTTGGAAGTTATTGGGTTTCTTTTTGGTGATTGTGTGAGGATTTAGTGATGCAATGGTATTCAGTGTGTGCTATTAGCTTCTTGTgaaaatatatgtttaataaattagaaaaatataataataaaatcgtTAATTATTTTATAGGTTTTTAAGATTCTTTTTTAAGgtgtttttaatcattttaatgatGTGTCACTTTGTATAAAATGCTAGTACTTTTGATCCTAAAAGTGGCGAAAAAGGCACGAGTGTCTGTTCACTTTGTGTGGGCGGAAAGCCATATATTTCTTAGTGGAGCAGAGCAGCTGAGAGGGAGGACAGAGCAGAGGAAGAAGGTATTGTAGGGGTCAAAAAGAGTATTTATATGGACTAGCCACACATTGGTCTCTTGACAAGTTGCAGGTCTTTTCCACGGTAACCTTTTAGGTTTGCAATGCGGGATGAGATGAATAAATTGTAAGATATGTGTCTGAAGTATGTGACTTGCCTGTTCCCTACAGTATGGAGAAACAGTTTCAATGGTGTGGTGTTCTAGCAAAGGTGGTTTAATAGAACATATGTGTGACAAGTATTTTAACCAATATTTCTTTATTTACATGTaaaatgttttattgaaaatatttttatatttttatttttattttacagaAAATAGTTTGATCAACGAAAAATGACTTTCAGATCAAAGTAAAATAAGTTATTTTTTGTAAAATAACTTACTATTTTAAAAAGCGTAAGCTcatctataaataattttatttttatataaaaattaaattaaatcaaatttaatattatttttataataaattttatttttatttttaaaatatttaaaatattatattttaatattattaaatatacatatttaattatttatatttagtcatttaataattttaaataatattattcacatgttattaaaaatattcaatattaatattttaataataaatatttattacaattacaatatattaataataaatgttttgtagtataaatattaaaatatgtcataagtctataTACACttcacatatttataatttagtctttgtacttttatttttaagactttagtccttttacttttcaaatttaaaatcaaGTCTAATTATTAATATCGttaaattttttgtcaattttgttaatgtcacattttaaataaaaattctcACTTAGTaatcatgtaattaaaaaatgacgttgtaataaattcaaatttaacataatatttttatatatgcaaaaacaatgtaaaatataaaattatagataaaaataaatttaattaaacaataaaaaaatctcaaatatatgtttgtttaattgaaaataacttttatgaaatatttttaacaaatctactaaacaatgaaaatattttacacatattaatccaaacaccgaaaaatattaacttttctaggaaagtaaatcattttctggaaatcattttcaataaaacaaaCGGAGCCTAAATACGTAAAAGTACCCTATACTAAAAGTCATTGTTTTTTAGTCCCTTTTGCtcaaaaaataacaaattaaCCCTTATATTATAAATCAAAAAGCAAATCAAAccttttagttaaaattttcatctatATCTACTATTACAAACTATCACGACTGACGAAATAACCACACAATTACACTTAGCCTACCACATGTACTTCATGTTGACATACATGGACcaatttttaataatagaaatggataaaaattttaacagaaaAATCAGTTTGTACTTTAATCTAATATATAGAgattaatttactatttttttagtagaagaagtaaaatgcaatctgactcttAGTACAAgagcctccatggtacttttatctAACAAATATCAAACGTAAGTAACTAATTTGAAGAACCGGAACAACAAAGCTTTTAGTTATCAAGTGCCTACAATGGCAGGGTTATTGCAATAAAATCACATTATCAGAGTCTACCATATGGCAGCATAATCCTAAACATCTAAAAGGAGCTTACATCAtgcataaaataacatttaaagaCGATGAAAAGTTATATTCATAAAATTACAGTCcaaaagaaaagatgataaacAGGTTAAAAGTAACCTTTTAAGCTTCCGATGCTTATGGAAAATGCTTATGGAAAGAGCTAACAGCAGCAACTTCTCATATAAGTTTACATCAATTTTACAATAATTAAGTTATCAAAGAACTCAGGCAAAAGGAAAATCCATTACTAGTTTAAGACTTAAACAACAAATTCAGACCCTCAAACTCCGTGTCAATGTTCATTGCGCACGTCCTACTTGTACTTTGTTGAATCCCAAATCTGATGGTCTATAACTGATTCGATCAACGAAAACCATAACAAATTAGACTCAACAAAACATTACCAAGAACTTACCTGAATTTCACGATCAAGACTACTGTAGTAATATAATGCACGTCTCAGAAAGTGGAAGAAAACACTCTCCGGATGCCAAACAATGACAGATCTCTCCCTCCTGAAAGTGCGACTTAAAGGTGTAGAGAGAATGGTGATAGGAGGCGAAGGCAAAGACATGGGTTGAGGAATCGTTGTTGGTTTTTACTCTTTCTTCTCTCAACCATAAAATTCAATGTTCTGTTGATGCATGTGTAGAGCTTTTCATGTATGTCGATGAACTTGATTCACCTTCTTTTTTTTATGCACTAACTCCGGCTATATAAGCTTGAATGTTGTATGTATTAACACCTTGTCCTCCATAAACAATTGGCATGTAGATCAAATCGAGTTTCAAAGTTTAGATTTAGATACCAaactgaagaaaaaaaaaagtgtgcaGTGCACATTGAACATTGCAATGAAGTTTTGAGGATCGAATTTAGCACGTTCAGGTATGATGCACCTTTTGCAATGCCTGGTGGAACATGTCAATGAATTGATCATCCTGgaataagaaacaaaaaaaaaaaaaacgagtcAACAACTAGAAGCCTTCACCAAAAGGAGGAACTGCAAAGCCAGCATTACTCATCTTTTGGCCAAATGCTAATTAGCCAGTATACTCAAACCATTATGAGCTATTATTAATTAACATTCCAAGTGAAAATGAGACAAATAAGGTAAAAGTACTATGGACGCTCTTGTACTAAGAGTTGGATTGCATTTTGGCCCCTTTACTAAAAAAagagcaaattagtccctgtaaGTTAGATTAAAAAACAAACTAATCTTTTtgataaaaatttcatctatttctactattaaaaactggTCCCTATTCATAAACATGAGGTACACATGGCAAGCCATATGTAATTATCTAATTATTCCGTTGGCACAccagtttttaatagtaaaaatgaatGAAAACTTTAATTAAAAGAACTagtttactctttaatttaatgtacatggactaatttactcattttttgagtaaaagaggcaaaatgcaatctgactcctCCATAACACCTTTACTGACAAAGAATAATATAAATACCTGAACAAGCATTAGTAGAGCATCACGGACTTTATCCCTGCTAATAAGAGATCCATTGTGCAAAGTAGATGGGGCACCTGGAGTGAGAGATGCAGGTGGAGTAGATGGTGGAAAGGGTTGAAGCATTGGAGTGCCGTAGGGATGTTGCGGATTGAAGGGTGGATGAAGAGCAGAGGCGGTTGGATTTGATGAAGAGGGAGGTGGCATCATCAATGAGGATgaagaagaggaagggggtgCAAAAAACGATGAAGGCTTTACGAGATTAGTCACTCGGTTGCTGCTAATTGCTGAATCAACCAAAGGTGCAGCAGAAAGTGGAAGGGATGACACTGATGGAGCAGGAGTAGGAGTGGATATGGCAGTTGGAGCATGAGAAGACAGAGAGGTGGTCGAGATAGAATGGTAAGGCTGTGTTGGTTTTGTACCATTTGGAGCATTACTTCCAAGATTCATAGCAGCCTGAAATAAGTAACCCAAATAAGCTTTGAGATGAGAGACATTATTAGGTCTTGAAAAGCCAAGAGGAAAGTATTGGGAGTCTACATACACTAAAGAAGTTAACAAATGATGAATCTTGAGGAGCATCAGTAGCACGAGAGGCAGTTGCTGGTGGCTCCAAGGGGCCTTCTATTACAGACATGCTAGGAACAGCTTCTAGTTCCTCAAATTCACTACATCATAATAACACAAAAGCTTAGAAAACTTGGACAAAATAGGAAGACAGCAGCATTAGTAAGAAATTCTAGTAGACGTCGACTTCCAAGGATCAACATAACAAATCATCAAATTCAGTTTGCTTTTTTATTTTGGAATAATATTTGGTATACTGCCAATGGAGTTTTTAGACTCCACAAGCAGGGTCAAGGGGTTGACAAGTATCCTACAgagatatagtaaaatattaaaaaaatatatttaaaaaaaaaaagacacgTGACAATATTTTAAGGCTGCTTGTGGAATAAAAAAAGTATATTGCTAGTATACCAAATACTAACCATTTTATTTTTGGCTAATCATTAATACAAATTTACCAATATGAATTAGCAGGTCTCGAAATTATTATCTATTGATGGGAGCAGCTCAAAACCTATAGATATGGGAGTTTAGGGAGTTTAGGCTAATTGTTATCACAATATACTTTTGCACATAAAGCTCCTGCCTCACTCACCTCCCCCTTGCGTATACTACCAATTACAGTTCTACAGTTCTTACTTAATGTTCCCTCCACTTCCAGCTATTTTAGTAATATGTCACAAGTATGGCACCCTACAATCCACTCTAGTCCAACTCTCAACCACCTTTTGCCTCAACCCTTTTCTTTTTTATGATGCTACCTCAACCACACCCAAAAGACCCCCTAAATACTGAACAAAGTCAATTGACAAGACATTTTTTGTTCAAAATGGCAAACTGTACCAAAAAGCAGTTTAATAATAGAAACCTCTCACAAACTGCAGGGcaaatttaacatttaactatGTTCCAAGGCTTCAGAAAAGCAATAACTTCCTTATAGATGCttcatcaaaataattacctTTTGCTTGCAGATGCCTTTGGCTTTGCAGGAACTTTTGTGTATGCATTAAGTATTCTGAGAAGAGGACAACATATATAATGTTACAATTTAAAAACAACAGAAGAAACAGACCAAGAACTTCTCTTTATCAAAACAATATCTCAAAGAACACACTGATATAAATCTTATTTGAGTGCTTTCATGTTTTTTTTCCTTAAATTACGAAAGTTTAAAGCTTTTGTTGTAATGCAATGAAACTTTTGTTTCATATACTGTGACCAAAATACCATAATGCATATCATGAACAAGAATACCACTTGATAGTTGTAGAGCTAAAAACACATTCATTCTCTGTTCAACAGATTAAAGCGCATTGACCCATCTTATCTAGAACCTTGTTGCCATTATGAATACTTGAAACTTCAATAACCATAAGATTGTATTTGAATTAAAACTACATGACAAAGGAATGCCTTCAACTACTAAACCCTTCATCTCGGGGAAAATCAATTGTAACAAATAAGGTACAAAATACAATATATGAAAGACCTCAAGCTCCATGTTCAAAATCACTAGGGATAACCAAGCTCAAAGTTGATTATTTACAACCTAGCGAAATGGAAAAAAGCAAGACAGACATACCTACTAAAGAGGTTTGCAACATCCTCACATTCACGCGGATTATAGAACCAAATACCATTAACTTCTTGCGCAGCATTTCGATACAACAAATACGGACCTTGAACCTCATACTCGAAATCTCCCAATAGATTCTCCACTAAATTATCTGCTTGTTAAAAACAACTTTCACATCAAATcaggcaaaaagaaaaaaagggtgtGCAGTGTGTGATCTTTCATTAAAATAAACAATTTCGACCTGTGTTTCGCCGATTCATTACAATGAACTGGAAACGAGGTTGTGTAttccttaaaaaaaaaacccaaggaAAATCATCATCAATCATTTGAATAAGCTAAATAAATCCCCAAAGTTAATCACTTGCTTCTAAGTTCTAACAACGTTAatggttaaaaaaaaaaagataacaaaatatttacttatttttacCTCTTAACAACAAAGAGAGATCCTTCAACATCTTTTCGACTCTAAACAAacaaaaaagaattaaaatattttaatcatccaaactttaaaacaaaatcaaaagcaaAAAAGTAAGATtccaaaaacttttaaaaaaatcagATTTGCGAGAAAGCGAACCCATTGATTACTATCGAGGTTGAATTCGTAGAAGGTGACGTGAGCAGCAGTGATCAAGATCTCTTCAATGAAAGCATCAATTCTTTGGAGAACAGTGAGATTGAGCATCTTCGTGCTTTGTTGGTCGATATTCGGCATCAATTTTCCAGTCTGAGACATTTTCCGCAATCCAAAATATGTGAAATCCCCAAACCCTAAATCCCAATTTTTCTTAATGATTTTCCCGGGAAATGCTGAATATTACAATCGTCAATCGATTTTCTCTAAATATTCGGCAGTTAGCCACTTACCAGTTTACTTTACTGAATGTTGATtcccaaaatgaccaaaatagccTCCAGAATTTTAGgcgaaaaattatatattaaattctgctattagtccCTGTTCTTTTCGAAAGTTATGTACTTAGACCATGTACTTTTATTTGATCAATTCTTGTccttgtacttttcaaattttgaaattttagtctttaTCAAAGAATAGCAGTTAAATCTGTTTGATCAAATTCTGTTTTAACTCAAATGATAGACATTAATCTATTAACTGGATTTTTAGCAATGGAAATAATAACGTGACATGGCATTAAACATATTATAATATGTTTGCCATATTAGAATTTGGAAATATCATAACTTAATGAATCTAACAATTATTGTTTGgtgagaactaaaattttaaaatttggaaagTACGATGATTAAAATGACCAAacaaaagtatataaattaaTTCACAAGTTCTGCAAAATACGAGGACTGATAGCAAATTTTAACCAAAAAATAATGGTTAATATACTGTATGGTTCCTAACTTTAACTTCAATGTTTGATTTGGTAAAAGAGTTTTGCTTCAATGACTTCAGCTTGATAATTGAGTTTTACTTTATCTCATTTAAGCACTTGAGTTCAGTTTTATTGTTCAATTTAGTACATGAGTTTTTTCATCCCACTTAAATACCTATATTTTTTAATAGAGTACACGTGTCAAGTATTTATTGAACCATAATATATTTGATTTGAGTACAGATTGAACATTGAAatcaaatttaaatatcaaattatatattaatctaaataacaataataatgatgcAAGGcgaattttgcaaaaaaaaaagaaaaagaaaatcaataaTTTTGTAAGAGATTTTATGACTTAAATTTAGTATTTACATATTGTACTACTAATCTTAATTTAGTATAATTTAATCCTCTAATTTTATAATAgagttaaattatttatttgaggtCTGAACTTGGTAATTACTTTCACATTGGAGTCTGAATTTTTTGGTCCAATATAGTCCCTAAACTTGATAATTGTTCCCACATTAGAGCTTAAACTTTTTTTAATAGTTCAAGCTAAGCCCCAATATGGGAACAATTGTCAAGTTTAAGGTTTCAAGCCCTAATGTGGGAACAACTGTCTAGTTTAGGCTTTAATACGAGAACAATTACTGAGTTTAGGGATTAACTTGGACTAAAACAAAATTTAGGCCCTAATGTGAAAGTTGTTACCAAACTCAAGCCTAAATAATAAGTTGACtctttataatattattagtagGTCTAAATTTATAACTTGAGGTGCTCATGGAGCAGGTTGAGTcgaacttaagcataatattaatatattttatgtttgcCCAAGCCTAGCTCGACTCGAAATTTGGACCTAAAATTTTGTCCACATATTTGTAAAAGACTAACCCAAACCCATTTTAGGCTATcacatattattttattttaaaaaatatattttttattttattttaatatttaataattgaatacatttaattttttatatagtcatcttaacattattttaatgtttacattagagtagtattatatatttagtatagatttatttttttaatgtgttctaaattacataatataaagtattataaaattaaaacaggTCGTGCTCAAGCCCTGAATGTTCAAGCTCGAGCTTGAGCTCGACTCATATTTTAAACAAGCCTATTTTTTTTGGTTAAACCCATTTTTTCGACCTAATATTTATTTTTGTCCGAACCCTCTAAAATTTTGAACAAACCTTCAAGCTTGAGTGAATAACTCGACCTATAAACAGTTCTATTTATAACActgttaacattattaatttttaatagtttGATGAAAGTTCACATCATCACTTCAATGATGGTAGTTTACAATGTTAACTGAACATGTGATACGATAACAAAAGATTTTTGTTTAATTGACACCAAAATTTTATCACgggattaatttttaaatttcaacatATCAAAAGGATTAAAACCAAAATTAATCCATTAAAAAACAAATTTACTAATCATCGTAACACCTTTAAACATTTTTTCCCATTATTTGCAATTTCCTAAAGTACAACATAATCACAATGTCAATGATAATTTTAACAATTACtatgaataaacttaacacaaaaaaaaaaagacaccATAAATTAAGACAACACACTTATGAAAATTGTAAGAAACAATTAACAATATCTAtatctctttctttttttctttttttcttttttatttctctGATCTTTTGAGAAataatttttgttcttttttttgttttttcacttcttttttaaaataaaattaaaaccagACAATAAAACCAACAACATGAGGAGCACAACAGCCACAAAAGATGTCACCACAGCTCCGCTGACTTTTTGGCAAAAATGTCCAAATTGTTGGCAAATGGCTTGCCAGTTTGTGTTACGGTTGCCATTGTGAGCCAAGTAAACTATGGCAGCCGCTGCTGCAGCAGACGCCGCGGCTAGTGCCAACACCACCTGTCATTTATACAAAAAGAATGTTAattaatatgtatttttaataTGTTGGTATATTCGTATCGTGTTTATGTAATGTTTTTTATTCGTATTGGAATGCTTACGATGTCGAAAATGAATAAGAGGATTCTGGCTATGGCGAAGTTAGGGCGGATGATGGTGATGACAGAGAACATGAGGGAAAGGACGAGGTAGCCGGCAACTATTGCCATTGCTATGACGAAGAACCTGCAAACAAATTTAATATACATGTaagtatatatgtatgtatgagaCCGCAAAATAATCATATATAGAGAAATTATTCCGTCCATTATCAGTTGAGTTAAAAAACCCTACAGGTGAAATATTACCAAGTGTTTTGAGGAATAGGTAAAATTGGATTGAGTTAATTTAAAGTT
This is a stretch of genomic DNA from Gossypium arboreum isolate Shixiya-1 chromosome 11, ASM2569848v2, whole genome shotgun sequence. It encodes these proteins:
- the LOC108474183 gene encoding mRNA-decapping enzyme-like protein, which codes for MSQTGKLMPNIDQQSTKMLNLTVLQRIDAFIEEILITAAHVTFYEFNLDSNQWSRKDVEGSLFVVKRNTQPRFQFIVMNRRNTDNLVENLLGDFEYEVQGPYLLYRNAAQEVNGIWFYNPRECEDVANLFSRILNAYTKVPAKPKASASKSEFEELEAVPSMSVIEGPLEPPATASRATDAPQDSSFVNFFSAAMNLGSNAPNGTKPTQPYHSISTTSLSSHAPTAISTPTPAPSVSSLPLSAAPLVDSAISSNRVTNLVKPSSFFAPPSSSSSSLMMPPPSSSNPTASALHPPFNPQHPYGTPMLQPFPPSTPPASLTPGAPSTLHNGSLISRDKVRDALLMLVQDDQFIDMFHQALQKVHHT
- the LOC108473243 gene encoding casparian strip membrane protein 1-like — protein: MMKSDDNGSIDVESSAESKGKAPLIGNGKEKPNKLKKIMGVVDFVLRLAAIIAALAAAATMGTSDETATFFTQVFRIEASYDDVPTFTFFVIAMAIVAGYLVLSLMFSVITIIRPNFAIARILLFIFDIVVLALAAASAAAAAAIVYLAHNGNRNTNWQAICQQFGHFCQKVSGAVVTSFVAVVLLMLLVLLSGFNFILKKK